From Psychrobacillus sp. FSL K6-2836, a single genomic window includes:
- a CDS encoding dipeptide epimerase, with amino-acid sequence MYIKSIETFDVAIPLTKPFKTALRTVTTAYSVYVTITMSDGIVGYGEAPPTHVITGESMDSIRYAINEIIAPQLIGMNILQSEQVFQKLNTVLVRNTSAKAAVDMAIHDILAKYAGLPLYQFLGGYRDSLETDFTVSVNDPTEMADDAEQYIKDGFEVLKVKVGIGEIKDDIERIRAIRARVGMTPKLRLDANQGWNAKEAVKAIGLMEDAGLSIEFVEQPVPAWDLEGLKYVTDYTYTPIMADESIFSVQDAKQVLKMRAADLINIKLMKSGGIYHAQKINTLAEANGVKCMVGSMIETKLGITAAAHFAASQPNIQYFDFDAPLMLDNDLIVGGVIYEKSNMTFSNEPGLGIIHVNLD; translated from the coding sequence TTGTATATAAAGTCGATTGAAACATTTGATGTCGCGATTCCTCTGACTAAACCTTTTAAAACTGCTTTACGAACAGTGACAACGGCATACTCGGTGTATGTGACTATTACGATGAGTGATGGAATAGTCGGTTATGGAGAGGCTCCACCGACACATGTGATTACTGGAGAGTCGATGGATAGTATCCGATACGCTATTAACGAAATAATTGCTCCTCAGTTAATTGGTATGAACATTTTACAAAGTGAGCAGGTATTTCAGAAACTAAACACAGTCTTAGTAAGAAATACGAGTGCTAAAGCGGCAGTAGATATGGCTATTCATGACATACTTGCTAAGTATGCGGGTCTTCCTTTATATCAGTTTTTAGGAGGTTACCGGGATTCGCTAGAAACCGATTTTACAGTTAGTGTGAATGACCCCACCGAGATGGCAGATGATGCGGAACAGTATATAAAGGATGGATTTGAAGTTCTAAAGGTCAAGGTAGGTATTGGTGAGATAAAAGATGATATCGAACGAATTCGTGCTATTCGGGCGCGCGTGGGAATGACGCCAAAGTTAAGACTCGATGCTAACCAAGGGTGGAACGCAAAAGAGGCGGTAAAAGCAATCGGTTTGATGGAGGATGCAGGTCTATCCATCGAATTTGTGGAGCAACCAGTGCCAGCTTGGGATTTAGAAGGGCTAAAGTATGTTACCGATTATACGTATACTCCAATAATGGCGGATGAAAGTATTTTTTCAGTGCAGGATGCAAAACAAGTTCTAAAAATGCGAGCTGCTGATTTGATCAATATAAAGCTTATGAAATCAGGTGGCATTTATCACGCCCAAAAAATAAATACACTTGCAGAGGCGAATGGCGTGAAATGTATGGTAGGTAGTATGATTGAAACGAAATTAGGCATTACTGCCGCAGCACATTTTGCTGCTAGTCAGCCGAATATTCAATATTTCGATTTTGATGCCCCTTTGATGCTGGATAATGATTTAATAGTCGGTGGAGTTATCTATGAAAAAAGTAATATGACGTTTTCCAATGAACCAGGACTAGGGATTATACATGTAAATTTGGATTAG
- a CDS encoding C40 family peptidase, producing MSVETKEWVCAVKVGTIWTEPNSAREVDAPGISNPVLLVEWLEALPYKERLALCNENRVQTQLLYGEPVLVDTIEGEWAKVVAIWQSSNKDSRGYPGWIPLSQIQPAEQVDFKGIARVSSAKAQLWDLQHNPLLVLPFNTILPIMSEDEVFYTVHTPHGKALLSKTYAQFAPSVEQLPKRFAEEAVALGENYLDLPYLWGGMSPYGYDCSGFSYNMLKACGYIIPRDASDQAKMGEGISIHDPSLWKKGDLLFFANDEGTGLVRHVGFYYGNGQLLHSHSTGKTVEILVLAGSKLEKEICAVRRYAV from the coding sequence ATGTCGGTTGAAACGAAAGAGTGGGTTTGTGCTGTAAAGGTAGGGACTATTTGGACTGAACCTAATTCCGCTAGAGAGGTAGATGCCCCAGGAATCTCAAATCCCGTATTATTGGTGGAATGGCTTGAGGCACTACCATATAAAGAAAGGCTAGCATTATGTAATGAAAACCGTGTGCAAACGCAGCTTCTTTACGGTGAGCCAGTGCTTGTGGATACGATAGAAGGGGAATGGGCAAAGGTTGTTGCTATTTGGCAATCCTCCAATAAGGATAGTCGGGGTTATCCAGGGTGGATTCCACTATCGCAAATACAGCCCGCTGAACAAGTAGATTTCAAAGGTATTGCACGAGTTTCGTCTGCAAAAGCTCAGTTATGGGATTTACAGCATAATCCTTTACTCGTTTTACCTTTTAATACTATTCTACCAATAATGTCAGAGGATGAAGTGTTTTATACCGTTCATACTCCGCATGGTAAAGCGTTATTATCGAAAACATATGCTCAATTTGCTCCTTCTGTGGAGCAGCTTCCAAAGAGATTTGCAGAAGAGGCAGTTGCTTTAGGAGAAAATTATCTAGACTTGCCTTATCTCTGGGGTGGAATGTCTCCATATGGATATGACTGTTCGGGTTTTTCGTACAATATGTTGAAAGCCTGTGGATATATAATTCCTAGAGATGCAAGTGACCAAGCAAAAATGGGAGAAGGAATATCTATACACGACCCTTCTCTTTGGAAAAAAGGGGATTTATTATTTTTTGCAAATGATGAAGGGACTGGACTCGTTAGGCATGTTGGGTTTTATTATGGGAATGGACAGCTTTTGCATTCGCATTCAACTGGGAAAACAGTAGAAATTTTAGTACTAGCAGGATCTAAGCTAGAAAAGGAAATTTGTGCAGTTAGAAGATATGCCGTTTAG
- a CDS encoding ABC transporter ATP-binding protein, translated as MTEKVLLSVQDLKRHFDIGHGDTLKAVDGISFDIIKGETFGLVGESGCGKSTAGRTILGLYNRTEGKVLFEDKNVHEMSDKERTGYLKKMQMIFQDPYASLNPRSTVFEIIAEPMEIHKLYKKEELKARVYELLEDVGLNRDHANRYPHEFSGGQRQRIGIARALALDPEFIIADEPISALDVSVQAQVVKLLQRLQKEKNLTYLFIAHDLSMVKYISDRIGVMYLGHMVELTTSNQLYEDPLHPYTQALLSAIPIPDPDIEESRERILLQGELPSPINPPSGCVFRTRCAHAMSICTEEKPSWKEQEPGHFVACHLYN; from the coding sequence ATGACGGAAAAAGTTCTATTATCTGTTCAAGATTTGAAACGTCATTTTGACATTGGGCACGGGGATACATTAAAGGCTGTTGATGGGATAAGTTTTGATATCATCAAAGGAGAAACATTCGGTTTAGTAGGAGAATCGGGTTGTGGTAAATCCACCGCAGGTAGAACTATTTTAGGATTGTACAATCGAACAGAGGGAAAAGTTCTGTTTGAAGATAAAAATGTGCATGAGATGAGTGATAAAGAAAGAACTGGGTATTTGAAAAAGATGCAGATGATTTTTCAGGATCCTTATGCATCCTTAAATCCCCGTTCCACTGTGTTTGAAATTATTGCAGAACCGATGGAAATACATAAACTATATAAAAAGGAAGAGTTAAAGGCTAGAGTGTATGAATTACTAGAGGATGTTGGTCTGAACAGGGACCATGCTAATCGCTATCCTCATGAATTTTCTGGAGGGCAACGTCAACGAATTGGCATAGCTCGGGCCCTTGCATTAGATCCTGAGTTTATCATAGCGGATGAGCCCATTTCTGCTTTAGATGTGTCAGTTCAAGCGCAAGTAGTGAAGCTGCTCCAACGGCTACAAAAAGAAAAAAATCTTACCTATTTGTTTATTGCACATGATTTGTCGATGGTCAAGTACATCTCTGACCGAATAGGGGTCATGTACCTGGGGCATATGGTAGAACTGACCACGAGTAACCAATTATATGAAGATCCACTACACCCTTATACACAGGCTTTGTTATCTGCAATTCCGATTCCAGACCCCGATATAGAGGAATCACGGGAACGTATTCTATTGCAAGGAGAACTTCCGAGCCCGATTAATCCACCTTCTGGTTGTGTGTTTCGTACAAGATGTGCACACGCTATGTCCATTTGTACGGAAGAAAAACCGTCTTGGAAGGAACAGGAGCCTGGTCATTTTGTAGCATGTCATCTTTATAATTGA
- the rsgA gene encoding ribosome small subunit-dependent GTPase A, which yields MTGSGIAGRVLLEHKNLYRVMTNEGELLSSLSGKFKFEHGREAFPAVGDWVVLEQMPGEEKGIIHEVLPRSSQFSRKMAGLTTEIQLIAVNVDFVFLVMSLNHDFNVRRLERYLLAAWDSGATPVVVLTKKDACDDLEYYIKEVEAIAFGVDIFAVSSVTGEGVDRLGSLLAAHKTGALLGSSGVGKSSLINALSGVEVMVVNDIREDDSKGRHTTTHRELTLLPEGGLLIDTPGMREFQLWDTNDGVSASFQDIEELGLACRFRDCQHVKEPGCAIQEAIYTGTLKQERYKSYVKLMRELAHIDRKNDAVAKKAETNKWKQITKSQRNNFKKKI from the coding sequence ATGACAGGTAGTGGAATCGCGGGTAGAGTGCTACTGGAACATAAAAATTTATATAGAGTTATGACCAATGAAGGAGAGCTACTAAGCTCACTTTCTGGGAAATTTAAGTTTGAGCATGGTAGGGAAGCGTTTCCGGCAGTTGGAGACTGGGTAGTGCTGGAACAGATGCCTGGTGAGGAAAAAGGAATCATTCACGAAGTGCTTCCTCGCAGCTCACAGTTCTCGAGGAAAATGGCAGGGTTGACGACGGAGATTCAACTAATTGCAGTTAATGTTGATTTTGTATTTCTAGTGATGTCGCTCAATCATGACTTCAATGTCCGTAGACTAGAGAGATATTTATTGGCGGCATGGGATTCAGGGGCGACACCCGTTGTGGTGTTAACGAAAAAAGATGCTTGTGATGACCTAGAATATTATATAAAAGAAGTGGAAGCTATTGCATTTGGTGTAGACATATTTGCAGTGAGTAGTGTTACGGGAGAAGGTGTTGATCGTCTAGGAAGTCTGTTGGCAGCACATAAAACTGGCGCACTTCTAGGATCTTCTGGAGTTGGGAAATCTTCTTTGATTAACGCCTTGTCAGGTGTAGAAGTAATGGTTGTAAACGATATAAGAGAAGATGATAGTAAGGGGCGTCATACGACCACACATAGAGAACTAACGCTATTACCAGAAGGTGGCTTATTAATCGATACACCTGGTATGAGGGAGTTTCAGCTTTGGGATACGAATGATGGAGTTAGTGCTAGCTTTCAGGATATCGAAGAGCTTGGATTAGCGTGCAGGTTTCGTGATTGTCAGCATGTAAAAGAGCCGGGCTGTGCTATTCAAGAGGCAATTTATACGGGTACGCTCAAACAAGAACGCTATAAAAGCTATGTAAAACTAATGAGAGAACTTGCACATATCGATCGGAAAAATGATGCAGTAGCTAAAAAAGCTGAAACGAATAAATGGAAGCAAATCACGAAGTCTCAACGAAATAATTTTAAAAAGAAAATCTAA
- a CDS encoding GNAT family N-acetyltransferase gives MIQLINHKDEKVAESILSIQLPAYKVEADLIGFDGIPQLLDTIEDIKNSKELFFGKLDGSKLVGFLSYEDTEELIDICRLVVDPNYFRKGIASELIDYLLSIKNSEKNVVVSTGAKNVPAITLYERHNFKKVADIEIEPNFYITQLTYEGKKIY, from the coding sequence ATGATTCAATTGATCAATCACAAGGATGAAAAAGTAGCTGAAAGTATTCTATCAATTCAATTACCAGCGTATAAAGTAGAGGCTGATTTAATTGGGTTTGATGGAATTCCACAGCTTTTGGATACTATAGAAGATATAAAAAACTCTAAGGAACTATTTTTTGGAAAGTTAGATGGCTCGAAATTGGTAGGTTTTCTCTCTTATGAGGATACAGAAGAACTAATTGATATTTGTAGGCTTGTAGTAGACCCAAATTATTTTCGAAAAGGAATTGCATCAGAGTTAATAGATTATCTATTAAGTATTAAGAATAGCGAAAAAAATGTAGTTGTATCAACTGGGGCAAAAAATGTACCTGCAATCACGTTATATGAAAGACATAATTTCAAGAAAGTAGCTGATATTGAAATAGAACCGAATTTCTATATCACGCAACTAACTTATGAGGGAAAAAAGATTTATTGA
- a CDS encoding CtsR family transcriptional regulator gives MKNISDIIEGYLKAIIEEGSKEQIEIKRSEIAEKFQCVPSQINYVINTRFTQDRGYLVESKRGGGGYIRILRVRAHTKADLIEHIIQTLENGASESVTEDIVFRLIDEDVISKREAKLILAALNRTTLAIPLPARDELRSRILCAMLLTLKYEKSEK, from the coding sequence ATGAAAAATATATCTGACATAATTGAAGGGTATTTGAAGGCCATTATAGAAGAAGGAAGTAAGGAACAAATTGAAATTAAGCGAAGTGAAATTGCCGAAAAGTTTCAGTGTGTGCCATCTCAAATAAATTATGTTATTAATACGCGATTTACCCAAGACCGCGGATACTTAGTAGAAAGTAAACGAGGTGGAGGGGGATATATTCGAATCCTCCGCGTTCGAGCTCATACGAAAGCTGATTTAATAGAACATATTATACAAACACTAGAAAATGGTGCTTCTGAATCCGTCACGGAAGATATCGTTTTTCGATTAATCGATGAGGATGTTATTTCTAAGCGGGAAGCAAAACTCATTTTAGCAGCTTTAAATAGAACAACTTTAGCTATTCCGCTACCGGCAAGAGATGAATTGCGATCTCGTATTTTATGTGCCATGTTATTAACGTTAAAATATGAAAAAAGTGAAAAATGA
- a CDS encoding UvrB/UvrC motif-containing protein, translating to MICENCKQRPAKVTVTQVHNGEHFERHYCEVCANSLHPFYVEYKQDPLSLHQLLSNWFSQTEQQPMQQKQQKNTIACDECGWSIQRFLDEGKFGCANCYNSFRPQLPNVFKRLHNGNMKHIGKAPGALGEKIAIKKRIEAIRSQMKDAIDTESFEEAAKLRDEARDLESQLSTGGDQTDVN from the coding sequence GTGATTTGTGAAAATTGTAAGCAAAGACCGGCGAAAGTAACGGTTACCCAAGTGCATAATGGTGAACACTTTGAAAGACATTATTGTGAAGTCTGTGCAAATAGCCTCCACCCGTTTTACGTAGAGTACAAACAAGATCCATTATCTCTGCATCAGCTATTATCGAACTGGTTCAGTCAAACAGAACAACAACCAATGCAACAAAAACAACAAAAAAATACGATAGCATGCGATGAATGTGGATGGTCAATTCAGCGGTTTTTAGACGAAGGGAAATTTGGTTGTGCAAATTGCTACAACAGTTTCCGTCCACAGTTACCTAACGTATTTAAGAGGCTTCATAATGGAAATATGAAGCATATTGGAAAGGCTCCAGGTGCGCTAGGGGAAAAAATTGCTATAAAAAAACGTATAGAAGCGATTCGCTCTCAAATGAAAGATGCAATTGACACTGAGAGTTTTGAGGAAGCCGCAAAGCTGAGAGATGAAGCCAGAGATTTGGAAAGTCAACTTTCTACAGGAGGTGACCAAACTGATGTCAATTGA
- a CDS encoding protein arginine kinase yields MSIEHFLDNSISSWMAGVGKHSDIVMSTRIRLARNLNGYRFPLAFTEDEAHKIDQSVSATLLDASDELQMQFSSIHIKDVSELSRQVLVEKHLISPKLANSPMTGSVLLSNDESVSVMVNEEDHIRIQCLFPGLQIQEAYAQADVLDRVLDKELSYAFDEQFGYLTSCPTNTGTGLRASVMMHLPALTMTKQMNRIVTIISRLGMVVRGIYGEGSEALGNVYQVSNQTTLGKSEEDILADLQSITEQIIQKEREARDALLKHSANTLEDRLYRSLGTLSFARIMATDEAARCLSDVRLGIDIGLIEDVDVSILNECMVFMQPGFLQKYAGTSLNTSERDMFRAKLLRERLQKEEKQKTKGEESE; encoded by the coding sequence ATGTCAATTGAACATTTTTTAGACAACTCAATTTCTAGTTGGATGGCAGGCGTTGGAAAGCATTCGGATATTGTTATGAGTACAAGAATACGTTTAGCTCGAAATCTGAATGGCTATCGTTTTCCTTTAGCATTTACAGAAGACGAGGCGCATAAAATTGACCAATCTGTTTCCGCCACTTTGCTGGACGCGAGTGACGAACTGCAGATGCAATTTTCTTCTATTCATATAAAGGATGTATCCGAACTAAGTCGCCAGGTGTTAGTGGAAAAACATTTAATCAGTCCAAAGCTTGCTAACTCACCTATGACAGGCTCGGTTTTATTATCAAATGATGAGTCTGTTAGTGTGATGGTCAATGAAGAGGATCATATTCGTATACAATGCCTTTTTCCGGGGCTTCAAATTCAAGAAGCCTATGCGCAGGCAGATGTGTTAGATCGTGTTTTAGATAAGGAATTATCATATGCGTTCGACGAGCAGTTTGGGTACTTAACAAGCTGCCCTACCAATACAGGTACAGGTTTGCGTGCATCTGTAATGATGCATTTACCTGCATTAACGATGACGAAGCAAATGAACAGAATTGTTACGATCATTTCAAGGTTAGGAATGGTTGTTAGAGGAATCTACGGAGAAGGTAGTGAAGCGCTCGGTAATGTATACCAAGTGTCCAACCAAACCACACTTGGTAAGTCAGAAGAAGACATACTTGCTGATCTTCAAAGTATTACCGAACAAATTATTCAAAAAGAAAGAGAAGCGCGGGATGCACTTCTAAAGCATTCAGCCAATACACTAGAAGACCGACTATATCGATCTTTAGGAACTTTATCATTTGCTCGTATTATGGCGACAGATGAAGCGGCAAGATGCCTATCAGATGTTCGATTAGGAATAGATATAGGACTCATAGAAGATGTCGATGTGTCTATCTTGAATGAATGTATGGTATTTATGCAACCAGGATTTCTGCAAAAATATGCAGGAACTTCATTGAATACCTCCGAGCGGGATATGTTTCGCGCGAAGTTATTAAGGGAACGATTGCAAAAAGAGGAAAAACAGAAAACAAAAGGAGAGGAATCTGAATGA
- a CDS encoding ATP-dependent Clp protease ATP-binding subunit — MMFNRFTQRSQKVLQLAQEEAIRLKHESIGTEHILLGLIREGSGIAAKALEAIEVDLKVIEAGIEELVGAGKEEVGPIVNYTPRAKKVIELSVDESRKLGHSYIGTEHLLLALIREGEGVAARVLNNAGVSLNKARQQVLQLLGSTEQAHGNGNNGAAPASTPTLDGLARDLTQIAREGTLDPVIGRSKEITRVIEILARRTKNNPVLIGEPGVGKTAIAEGLAQQIVQNEVPEILRDKRVMTLDMGTVVAGTKYRGEFEDRLKKVMDEIRQAGNVILFIDELHTLIGAGGAEGAIDASNILKPALARGEIQCIGATTLDEYRKYIEKDAALERRFQPIQVDEPSVDEAIQIIYGLRDRYEAHHRVKITDAAVEAAVKMSDRYISDRFLPDKAIDLIDEAGSKVRLRSYTTPPNLKELEVKLEAIRSEKNAAVQSQEFEKAASFRDKEQKLKDELEKMKNNWKEKQGKEESEVTIEDIAAVVSMWTGVPVSRLAQTESEKLLKLEDKLHERVIGQSEAVDAISRAIRRARAGLKDPKRPIGSFIFLGPTGVGKTELARALAEVMFGDEDAMIRVDMSEYMEKHSTSRLVGSPPGYVGFDDGGQLTEKVRRKPYSVILLDEIEKAHPDVFNILLQVLEDGRLTDSKGRTVDFRNTVVIMTSNVGADALKFNKYVGFNLQEGGKTDYKDMKGKMLEELKKAFRPEFLNRLDEMIVFHSLERDHLKQIVSLMTEQLAKRLKEQGIELEITEAAQDKITTEGYEPEYGARPLRRAIQKHVEDRLSEELLKGEVLDGQHVIFDVEDNEFVVRTKALVTEG; from the coding sequence ATGATGTTTAATCGTTTTACACAAAGATCTCAAAAAGTATTACAACTAGCACAAGAAGAAGCTATTCGCTTAAAGCATGAGTCTATAGGAACAGAACATATATTACTTGGTCTTATCCGAGAAGGTAGTGGAATTGCTGCAAAAGCATTAGAAGCAATAGAAGTAGACCTAAAAGTAATCGAAGCAGGGATCGAGGAACTAGTAGGAGCAGGTAAAGAAGAAGTTGGACCAATTGTTAACTACACACCTCGTGCGAAAAAGGTGATTGAACTTTCAGTAGATGAGTCTCGAAAATTAGGGCACTCTTACATTGGAACAGAGCATCTATTGCTCGCGTTGATCCGTGAAGGAGAAGGTGTTGCTGCTCGTGTTCTAAATAATGCGGGAGTAAGTTTAAACAAAGCTCGTCAACAAGTTCTTCAATTATTAGGAAGCACAGAGCAAGCGCATGGTAATGGAAACAATGGAGCTGCTCCAGCTAGTACACCAACACTAGATGGTCTAGCTCGTGATTTAACGCAAATTGCAAGAGAAGGCACATTAGATCCTGTAATCGGTCGCAGTAAAGAAATTACAAGAGTAATTGAAATCTTGGCTCGTCGTACAAAAAACAACCCTGTTCTAATCGGAGAGCCGGGTGTTGGTAAAACGGCTATTGCAGAAGGGCTTGCACAACAAATCGTACAAAATGAAGTACCGGAAATCCTACGTGATAAACGAGTAATGACGCTTGATATGGGTACAGTTGTTGCTGGCACAAAATATCGTGGAGAATTTGAAGATCGATTGAAAAAAGTGATGGATGAAATTCGCCAAGCAGGCAATGTTATCTTATTCATTGATGAACTTCACACATTAATTGGCGCTGGTGGCGCAGAGGGTGCGATCGATGCTTCGAATATTTTGAAGCCAGCTCTTGCTCGTGGAGAAATTCAATGTATTGGTGCGACAACGCTGGATGAGTATAGGAAATATATAGAAAAAGATGCAGCACTTGAGCGTCGTTTCCAACCAATTCAAGTAGATGAACCTTCAGTAGACGAAGCGATCCAAATTATTTACGGTTTACGTGATCGTTATGAAGCGCATCATCGTGTGAAAATTACAGATGCAGCTGTAGAAGCTGCCGTGAAAATGTCAGATCGTTATATTTCTGATCGTTTCTTACCGGATAAAGCAATCGATTTAATAGATGAAGCGGGATCTAAAGTACGTTTACGTTCGTATACAACACCTCCTAATTTAAAAGAATTAGAAGTAAAGCTAGAAGCTATCCGATCTGAGAAGAATGCTGCTGTTCAAAGTCAGGAATTTGAGAAAGCTGCATCATTCCGTGATAAAGAACAAAAGCTTAAAGATGAACTAGAAAAAATGAAAAACAATTGGAAAGAAAAGCAAGGAAAAGAAGAGTCAGAAGTAACAATAGAAGATATAGCGGCGGTTGTGTCTATGTGGACCGGAGTACCAGTCTCTAGGCTGGCACAAACAGAATCTGAGAAGCTATTAAAACTGGAAGATAAATTACACGAAAGAGTTATTGGTCAAAGTGAAGCAGTGGATGCAATTTCAAGAGCTATTCGTCGTGCTCGTGCGGGACTAAAAGATCCAAAACGTCCTATTGGCTCCTTTATCTTCTTAGGGCCTACCGGTGTAGGGAAAACTGAGCTTGCTCGTGCTTTAGCAGAAGTGATGTTCGGAGACGAGGATGCGATGATTCGAGTAGATATGTCTGAGTACATGGAAAAACATTCAACTTCTCGTCTAGTTGGTTCTCCTCCGGGATACGTAGGGTTTGATGACGGCGGACAATTGACAGAAAAAGTACGTCGTAAACCATACTCTGTTATCTTATTAGATGAAATTGAAAAAGCACACCCAGACGTCTTTAATATTCTCCTTCAAGTATTAGAGGATGGACGATTAACAGACTCTAAGGGTCGCACAGTAGATTTCCGTAATACGGTAGTCATCATGACATCCAATGTAGGTGCGGATGCACTTAAGTTCAATAAATACGTTGGATTTAACCTACAAGAAGGTGGCAAAACAGACTATAAAGATATGAAAGGCAAAATGCTAGAAGAATTGAAAAAAGCATTCCGCCCAGAATTCTTAAACCGTCTTGATGAAATGATTGTGTTCCATTCTCTTGAAAGAGACCATTTAAAACAAATTGTCTCACTGATGACAGAGCAATTAGCAAAACGTTTGAAAGAGCAAGGTATTGAATTAGAAATCACAGAAGCAGCACAAGATAAGATTACAACTGAAGGATATGAGCCAGAGTATGGCGCTCGTCCTCTACGTCGTGCGATACAAAAACATGTAGAAGATCGACTTTCCGAAGAGCTACTTAAAGGGGAAGTATTAGATGGGCAACATGTAATATTTGATGTAGAAGATAATGAATTCGTGGTTCGCACAAAAGCTTTAGTGACAGAAGGTTAA
- the radA gene encoding DNA repair protein RadA → MAKKKTKFMCNSCGYESAKWMGRCPGCGEWNTLVEETEIVSKGPKRSFQHSDGVVQKATPIISVVTAEEPRVTTDFAELNRVLGGGIVPGSLVLIGGDPGIGKSTLLLQVSALLANKGERVLYISGEESIRQTKLRAERLGVTSAELYIYAETNLELINETIESVEPKFVIVDSIQTVHHPEVTSAPGSVSQVRECTAELMRIAKTKNVAIFLVGHVTKEGQIAGPRILEHMVDTVLYFEGERHHTYRILRSQKNRFGSTNEIAIFEMIQSGLKEVLNPSELFLQERSHGAAGSAIVASMEGTRPILVEIQALVTQSSFNYPKRMATGIDQNRVSLLMAVLEKRMGLLLQTQDAYIKVAGGVKLDEPAIDLAVLVSIVSSFRDTGVTPTDCFIGEIGLTGEVRRVSRIEQRVQEAAKLGFKRAIVPASNLGGWDYPKGIQIIGIETVNQAMKEAFS, encoded by the coding sequence ATGGCTAAAAAGAAAACAAAATTTATGTGTAACTCATGTGGATATGAATCCGCTAAATGGATGGGAAGATGCCCAGGATGCGGAGAGTGGAATACGCTGGTAGAGGAAACTGAAATAGTTTCCAAAGGTCCGAAACGTTCCTTCCAGCATTCAGATGGCGTAGTGCAGAAGGCTACCCCCATTATTTCAGTAGTAACAGCTGAAGAACCACGGGTGACAACAGACTTTGCTGAATTGAATCGTGTTCTTGGTGGGGGCATTGTACCAGGATCATTAGTATTAATAGGTGGAGATCCGGGTATAGGAAAGTCTACTCTTCTTTTACAGGTTTCGGCTTTACTTGCCAATAAAGGAGAGCGAGTGCTATATATTTCGGGTGAGGAATCCATCCGTCAGACAAAACTTCGTGCAGAACGTTTAGGGGTTACCTCAGCTGAGCTTTATATCTACGCTGAAACCAATTTAGAACTAATCAATGAAACTATTGAGAGTGTAGAACCTAAATTTGTCATTGTGGATTCTATTCAAACTGTTCATCACCCAGAAGTAACTAGTGCCCCAGGGAGTGTATCACAAGTTCGAGAATGTACAGCCGAGCTTATGCGAATAGCCAAAACGAAAAACGTAGCAATTTTTTTAGTGGGTCATGTAACAAAAGAAGGTCAAATTGCAGGTCCGCGTATACTGGAACATATGGTAGACACCGTTTTGTACTTTGAAGGAGAACGTCACCATACGTATCGTATTTTAAGATCTCAGAAAAATCGTTTTGGCTCTACGAATGAAATCGCCATTTTTGAAATGATTCAATCTGGATTAAAAGAAGTACTTAACCCTTCTGAATTATTTTTGCAGGAGCGATCTCATGGGGCTGCAGGTTCTGCAATTGTTGCCTCAATGGAAGGTACCAGACCTATTTTAGTAGAAATTCAAGCACTAGTGACTCAATCTAGCTTTAATTATCCAAAACGAATGGCTACTGGAATTGATCAAAATCGTGTTTCATTACTAATGGCAGTACTGGAAAAGAGAATGGGATTGCTACTTCAAACGCAAGATGCTTATATAAAAGTTGCAGGTGGAGTAAAATTAGACGAACCTGCGATCGATTTAGCCGTCCTAGTAAGTATCGTCTCTAGTTTCCGGGATACAGGGGTTACACCAACAGACTGTTTTATCGGTGAAATCGGTTTAACTGGAGAAGTTAGAAGGGTGTCTAGGATTGAACAGCGTGTGCAAGAGGCTGCCAAGCTTGGCTTTAAAAGAGCAATTGTTCCAGCATCTAATTTAGGTGGTTGGGATTATCCAAAAGGAATTCAAATTATAGGGATTGAAACAGTTAACCAAGCAATGAAAGAGGCATTTTCGTAA